A genomic segment from Cyanobium sp. NIES-981 encodes:
- a CDS encoding NAD(P)H-binding protein, with amino-acid sequence MQVLVVGATGTLGRQIARRALDAGHQVRCVVRSPRKAAFLQEWGCELTRGDLLEPDSLDYALEGQEAVIDAATARATDPGSAYEIDWTGKQNLFAACSRAGVRRVVFVSLLDAAKHRDVPLMDIKACTEEWLQASDLDYTILRGVAFMQGLISQFAIPVLEGQTVWVSGSPTPIAYMNTQDMARFAVAALECPQTVRRAFPVVGPRAWTTGEITQLCERCTGKDARVFRVPPFLLQLMRGLTSFFEASLNVAERLAFEAVTGGGVRLDAPMEESYEAFGLDPAETTTLESYLKEYYDTILKRLREMEADLDKDAKKKLPF; translated from the coding sequence ATGCAGGTACTGGTCGTCGGCGCAACGGGCACCCTCGGTCGCCAGATTGCCCGCCGTGCCCTCGACGCCGGTCATCAGGTTCGCTGCGTGGTGCGCTCGCCCCGCAAGGCCGCCTTCCTGCAGGAGTGGGGCTGTGAGCTCACCCGGGGTGATCTGCTCGAGCCCGACAGCCTCGATTACGCGCTGGAGGGTCAGGAGGCCGTGATCGATGCGGCCACGGCCCGGGCCACCGATCCCGGCAGCGCCTATGAGATCGACTGGACGGGCAAGCAGAACCTCTTCGCCGCCTGCAGCCGCGCCGGTGTCCGCCGGGTGGTGTTCGTGTCGCTGCTGGATGCGGCGAAGCACCGGGATGTGCCGCTGATGGACATCAAGGCCTGCACGGAGGAGTGGCTGCAGGCCTCCGACCTCGACTACACGATCCTGCGGGGTGTGGCCTTCATGCAGGGCCTGATCAGCCAGTTCGCCATCCCCGTGCTGGAGGGGCAGACGGTGTGGGTGAGCGGCTCGCCCACGCCGATTGCCTACATGAACACCCAGGACATGGCCCGCTTCGCGGTGGCCGCCCTGGAGTGCCCGCAGACCGTGCGCCGCGCCTTCCCGGTGGTGGGCCCCCGGGCCTGGACCACCGGTGAGATCACCCAGCTGTGCGAACGCTGCACCGGCAAGGATGCCCGGGTGTTCCGGGTGCCGCCGTTCCTGCTGCAGCTCATGCGCGGGCTCACGAGCTTCTTCGAGGCCAGCCTCAACGTGGCGGAGCGGCTGGCCTTCGAGGCGGTCACCGGCGGCGGCGTGCGGCTCGATGCCCCGATGGAGGAGAGCTACGAGGCCTTCGGGCTCGATCCGGCCGAGACCACCACCCTGGAGAGCTATCTCAAGGAGTATTACGACACCATCCTCAAGCGCCTGCGCGAAATGGAGGCCGACCTGGACAAGGACGCCAAGAAGAAGCTGCCCTTCTGA
- the trxB gene encoding thioredoxin-disulfide reductase yields MSDARSAAAAAPRPAVENLVIVGSGPAGYTAAIYAARANLNPLMITGFQDGGIPGGQLMTTTHVENYPGFPDGILGPDLMDRMKAQAERWGTTLVLADATAIDLSQRPFRITADGTTYQAQSLILATGASANRLGLPQEERFWSSGISACAICDGATPQFRDQAVAVVGGGDSACEEAVYLTKYGDHVHLIVRSDKLRASKAMADRVLANPSITVHWHRQVVDCSGTDWLEAITLRDAISGATEELAVKGLFYAIGHTPNTRLVRDQLEVDGHGYLVTRPGRPETSVEGVFAAGDVADAEWRQGITAAGSGCQAALAAERWLSHHNLAVEVKREAVDPQEVGEPKRTAESDEANYDPDALWQKGSFALRKLYHDSDRPLLVVYTSPTCGPCHVLKPQLKRVLDELGGAAQGVEIDIEADQEIAVQAGVTGTPTVQLFFRKELKQQFKGVKQRSAFKEAIETLLAVPV; encoded by the coding sequence GTGTCCGACGCGCGATCCGCCGCTGCCGCCGCCCCCAGGCCCGCCGTTGAAAACCTGGTGATCGTGGGCTCCGGCCCGGCCGGCTACACGGCCGCCATCTACGCCGCCCGCGCCAACCTCAACCCGCTCATGATCACGGGCTTTCAGGATGGCGGCATCCCCGGTGGCCAGTTGATGACCACCACCCACGTGGAGAACTACCCGGGGTTTCCCGACGGCATCCTGGGGCCCGACCTGATGGACCGGATGAAGGCCCAGGCCGAGCGCTGGGGCACCACGCTCGTGCTCGCCGACGCCACGGCGATCGATCTGTCCCAGCGGCCCTTCCGGATCACGGCCGATGGCACCACCTACCAGGCCCAGAGCCTGATTCTGGCCACCGGCGCCAGCGCCAACCGGCTGGGCCTGCCCCAGGAGGAGCGGTTCTGGAGCAGCGGCATCAGCGCCTGCGCCATCTGCGATGGCGCCACGCCCCAGTTCCGCGATCAGGCAGTGGCGGTGGTGGGCGGCGGTGACTCCGCCTGCGAGGAGGCGGTGTATCTCACCAAGTACGGCGACCACGTGCACCTGATCGTGCGCTCCGACAAGCTGCGGGCCAGCAAGGCGATGGCCGACCGGGTGCTGGCCAACCCCTCCATCACCGTGCATTGGCATCGCCAGGTGGTGGACTGCAGCGGCACGGACTGGCTCGAGGCGATCACCCTGCGTGACGCCATCAGCGGCGCCACCGAGGAGCTCGCCGTGAAGGGCCTCTTCTACGCGATCGGCCACACCCCCAACACCCGCCTGGTGCGGGACCAGCTGGAGGTGGATGGCCATGGCTACCTGGTCACCCGGCCGGGGCGACCCGAAACCAGCGTGGAGGGTGTGTTCGCCGCCGGCGACGTGGCCGATGCCGAGTGGCGCCAGGGCATCACCGCAGCCGGCAGCGGCTGCCAGGCGGCCCTGGCGGCCGAGCGCTGGCTCAGCCATCACAACCTCGCGGTGGAGGTGAAGCGCGAGGCGGTGGATCCCCAGGAGGTGGGTGAACCGAAGCGCACCGCCGAGAGCGACGAGGCCAACTACGACCCCGACGCCCTCTGGCAGAAGGGCAGCTTCGCCCTGCGCAAGCTCTACCACGACAGCGACAGGCCCCTGCTGGTGGTGTACACCTCACCCACCTGCGGCCCGTGCCATGTGCTGAAGCCCCAGCTCAAGCGGGTGCTGGATGAACTCGGCGGCGCCGCCCAGGGGGTGGAGATCGACATCGAGGCCGATCAGGAGATCGCCGTGCAGGCCGGGGTCACCGGAACCCCCACGGTGCAGCTGTTCTTCCGCAAGGAACTGAAGCAGCAGTTCAAGGGGGTGAAGCAGCGCAGCGCGTTCAAGGAGGCCATCGAGACGCTGCTGGCGGTTCCCGTCTGA
- the infA gene encoding translation initiation factor IF-1 yields MIETSGVIEKEQGNGFYLVTLEQPAGHQCLCRAAGKLTKFRIKLLAGDKVLVEISPYDLTRGRITYRERNAGATGPRAGGNRPGGPRRR; encoded by the coding sequence ATGATTGAGACCTCCGGTGTGATTGAGAAGGAACAGGGCAACGGGTTCTACCTGGTGACCCTGGAGCAGCCGGCCGGTCACCAGTGCCTGTGCCGGGCGGCCGGCAAGCTCACCAAGTTCCGCATCAAGCTGCTCGCCGGCGACAAGGTGCTCGTCGAGATCAGCCCCTACGACCTCACCCGCGGCCGCATCACCTACCGGGAGCGCAATGCCGGAGCCACCGGCCCCCGGGCCGGCGGCAACCGTCCCGGAGGGCCACGCCGGCGCTGA
- a CDS encoding alpha/beta fold hydrolase → MLSTPPHGRGPTPDSGVDWGEHSTWIWQGLAVHWRHLPPAAAGPGCRSGERGSVVLLHGFGAASGHWRRNAAALAAAGWRVYALDLIGFGASDQPGPHRRRRLDNRLWARQVQAFVAEVVGHPAVLVGHSLGGLVALTCASLFPGWVDAVVAAPLPDPALLLGPGAWPPRRRPWRRRLRRWGVIVLCRLLPLELLVPLLAHSPLLALGIQSAYTTPVIGDRELHRLIAQPARRPGAVRSLRAMSIAMALRPHGATAPTLLRRLQRPLLLIWGHGDQLVPIQVAEQIRRLRPDLALVDLEHCGHCPHDEASEPFNATLLDWLAAAPTASGRGRAVIWAQQPGPIPKP, encoded by the coding sequence ATGCTTTCCACCCCACCCCATGGCAGGGGCCCAACCCCCGATTCCGGGGTCGACTGGGGCGAGCACAGCACCTGGATCTGGCAGGGGCTGGCCGTGCACTGGCGCCATCTGCCTCCGGCGGCTGCAGGGCCGGGCTGCCGCAGCGGTGAGCGCGGAAGTGTGGTGCTCCTGCACGGCTTCGGTGCCGCCAGTGGCCACTGGCGGCGCAACGCCGCGGCGCTGGCCGCCGCCGGATGGCGTGTGTACGCCCTGGATCTGATCGGTTTCGGAGCCTCCGATCAACCGGGGCCGCACCGCCGCCGCCGGCTCGACAACCGGCTCTGGGCCCGCCAGGTGCAGGCGTTCGTGGCGGAGGTGGTGGGACATCCGGCGGTGCTGGTGGGCCACTCCCTGGGGGGACTGGTGGCCCTCACCTGCGCCAGCCTCTTCCCAGGCTGGGTGGACGCCGTGGTGGCGGCCCCCCTGCCGGACCCCGCCCTGCTGCTGGGGCCGGGTGCCTGGCCGCCGCGGCGACGCCCCTGGCGCCGCCGCCTCAGGCGCTGGGGGGTGATCGTGCTCTGCCGCCTGCTGCCCCTCGAGCTGCTGGTGCCGCTGCTGGCCCACTCCCCCCTGCTGGCCCTGGGCATCCAGTCGGCCTACACCACCCCGGTGATCGGCGACCGGGAGCTGCACCGGCTGATCGCCCAGCCCGCCCGACGGCCCGGAGCGGTGCGCTCCCTGCGGGCCATGAGCATCGCCATGGCCCTGCGCCCCCACGGAGCCACGGCCCCCACCCTGCTGCGGCGGTTGCAGCGTCCCCTGCTGCTGATCTGGGGCCATGGCGATCAGCTCGTGCCGATCCAGGTGGCCGAGCAGATCCGGAGGCTCCGCCCGGACCTGGCGCTGGTGGACCTCGAGCACTGCGGCCACTGCCCCCACGACGAAGCCTCCGAGCCGTTCAACGCCACCCTGCTCGACTGGCTTGCGGCGGCACCCACGGCCTCCGGCAGGGGCCGAGCGGTAATTTGGGCGCAACAGCCAGGCCCGATCCCCAAGCCATGA
- a CDS encoding photosystem I assembly protein Ycf4: MPPSDVQGSDVKAQSSVPGSVLEQPVLGSRRPSNLAMALVVSLGGVGFLLTSLSSYLGRDLLPIGHPAELVYVPQGLVMGLYGVAAVLLASYLWTVIGLDVGAGSNRFDRATGSARISRRGFRQTIDVEIPLREIQAVKVEVRDGLNPRRRLALKLQGRRDLPLTRVGEPMPLADLESSGAQLARFLGVPLEGV; the protein is encoded by the coding sequence ATGCCTCCCTCCGATGTGCAGGGCTCTGACGTGAAGGCCCAGTCCTCCGTGCCTGGCTCCGTGCTTGAGCAGCCGGTGCTCGGTTCCCGCCGCCCCTCCAACCTGGCCATGGCCCTGGTGGTGAGCCTCGGCGGCGTGGGCTTCCTGCTCACCAGCCTCTCGAGCTACCTGGGCAGGGATCTGCTGCCGATCGGCCATCCGGCCGAGCTGGTGTACGTGCCCCAGGGCCTGGTGATGGGCCTCTACGGCGTGGCCGCCGTGCTGCTGGCCTCCTATCTCTGGACGGTGATCGGTCTGGATGTGGGCGCCGGCAGCAACCGCTTCGACCGCGCCACGGGATCGGCCCGGATCAGCCGCCGCGGCTTCCGCCAGACCATCGATGTGGAGATCCCCCTGCGGGAGATCCAGGCGGTGAAGGTGGAGGTGCGTGACGGCCTCAATCCGCGGCGGCGTCTGGCGCTCAAGCTGCAGGGGCGCAGGGATCTTCCCCTCACCCGCGTCGGGGAACCCATGCCCCTGGCCGATCTGGAGAGCTCCGGGGCCCAGCTGGCCCGCTTCCTGGGTGTGCCGCTGGAGGGCGTGTGA
- a CDS encoding pseudouridine synthase produces the protein MPAGPEAQPRTLLFHKPYGVLSQFSPEPGSRWRCLADFIPVPGVYAAGRLDADSEGLMLLTAHGRLQQRLTDPAFGHWRTYWVQVEGDVDQRPEALAQLRRGVPVQGRLSRPARVRPLPDPGLPARQPPIRERASIPVSWLELQLQEGRNRQVRRMTASVGLPTLRLIRVAIDLMDGEPPLQLAGLDPGQWRPLHSQEEQRLQRLLRHSPGRGGRAGGGKSGQAGGGG, from the coding sequence ATGCCCGCCGGTCCTGAGGCCCAACCCCGCACGCTGCTGTTCCACAAGCCCTACGGGGTGCTGAGCCAGTTCAGCCCCGAACCGGGCAGCCGCTGGCGCTGCCTGGCGGATTTCATCCCGGTGCCAGGGGTCTATGCGGCAGGACGTCTGGATGCCGACAGCGAAGGCCTGATGCTGCTCACGGCCCACGGCCGGTTGCAGCAGCGGCTCACCGATCCGGCCTTCGGCCACTGGCGCACCTACTGGGTGCAGGTGGAAGGGGACGTGGACCAGCGGCCCGAGGCGCTGGCCCAGCTGCGTCGCGGCGTCCCTGTGCAGGGGAGGCTCAGCCGGCCCGCCCGGGTGCGGCCCCTGCCCGATCCGGGTCTGCCCGCCCGGCAGCCGCCGATCCGGGAGCGCGCCAGCATCCCCGTGAGCTGGCTGGAACTGCAGTTGCAGGAGGGCCGCAACCGCCAGGTGCGGCGCATGACGGCCAGCGTGGGGCTGCCCACCCTGCGGCTGATCCGGGTGGCGATCGATCTGATGGATGGCGAACCGCCGCTGCAGCTGGCAGGCCTGGACCCCGGCCAGTGGCGGCCGCTCCACAGCCAGGAGGAGCAGCGGCTGCAACGGCTGCTGCGTCACTCACCCGGCCGGGGCGGTCGTGCCGGCGGCGGGAAATCCGGCCAGGCCGGCGGCGGCGGGTAG
- a CDS encoding peptidylprolyl isomerase, which yields MVLMLAPLALAACSPNRVSQGSLGCATATTPCLSGPATVALQTSRGEVRIELDGEAAPLTAGNFVDLVKRGVYDGTVFHRVVRDPTPFVVQGGDPASANPVVPPSQYGSGSYVDPASGEARLIPLEVKLKDEASPRYGQPLTDPGVSRELSLVHQRGAVAMARSADPNSASAQFYVALEALPELDGRYAVFGRVSEGMEVIDTIRQGDKITKASLVSGGKLVRGGD from the coding sequence ATGGTGCTCATGCTGGCGCCACTGGCCCTGGCGGCCTGCAGCCCGAACCGGGTCAGCCAGGGGTCCCTGGGCTGTGCCACTGCCACCACCCCCTGCCTGAGCGGACCGGCCACGGTTGCCCTCCAGACCAGCCGGGGCGAGGTGCGGATCGAGCTGGATGGGGAGGCCGCCCCGCTCACGGCGGGGAATTTCGTGGATCTGGTGAAGCGTGGGGTCTACGACGGCACCGTGTTCCACCGGGTCGTGCGCGATCCCACGCCCTTCGTGGTGCAGGGGGGCGATCCGGCGAGTGCCAATCCGGTGGTGCCGCCCAGCCAGTACGGCAGCGGCAGTTACGTTGATCCCGCCAGCGGCGAGGCGAGGTTGATCCCGCTGGAGGTGAAGCTGAAGGATGAGGCATCGCCGCGCTACGGCCAGCCCCTCACCGACCCGGGGGTGAGCCGGGAGCTCAGCCTGGTTCATCAGCGCGGTGCCGTGGCGATGGCGCGCTCCGCCGATCCCAATTCCGCCAGTGCCCAGTTCTACGTGGCTCTCGAGGCGCTGCCCGAGCTGGATGGCCGCTATGCCGTGTTCGGCCGGGTGAGCGAGGGCATGGAGGTGATCGACACAATCCGCCAGGGGGACAAGATCACCAAGGCCAGCCTGGTGTCCGGCGGCAAGCTCGTCCGAGGCGGAGACTGA
- the ilvN gene encoding acetolactate synthase small subunit, with amino-acid sequence MKHTLSVLVEDESGALSRISGLFARRGFNIESLAVGPAERGGMSRLTMVVEGDDRTLAQMTKQLDKLINVLGVIDLSQIPSVERELMLLKVSAPAESRSAILDLVQVFRANVVDVADDALTLEVVGDPGKLVALEQVMEPFGILEIARTGKVALERASGVNTAFLRVTASSKRVPA; translated from the coding sequence ATGAAGCACACCCTGTCGGTGCTGGTGGAAGACGAATCGGGTGCCCTCAGCCGCATCTCCGGCCTGTTCGCGCGTCGGGGGTTCAACATCGAGAGCCTGGCCGTGGGGCCGGCCGAGCGGGGGGGCATGTCCAGGCTCACCATGGTGGTGGAGGGAGATGACCGCACCCTCGCCCAGATGACCAAGCAGCTGGACAAGCTGATCAATGTGCTCGGTGTGATCGATCTCTCCCAGATCCCCTCGGTGGAACGGGAGCTGATGCTGTTGAAGGTGTCGGCACCGGCGGAGAGCCGCAGCGCGATCCTCGACCTCGTTCAGGTGTTCCGCGCCAATGTGGTGGATGTGGCCGACGATGCCCTCACCCTGGAAGTGGTGGGCGATCCCGGCAAGCTCGTGGCGCTGGAGCAGGTGATGGAGCCCTTCGGGATTCTGGAGATCGCCCGCACCGGCAAGGTGGCGCTGGAGAGGGCCTCCGGGGTGAACACCGCCTTTCTGCGGGTCACCGCCTCCAGCAAGCGGGTGCCGGCCTGA
- the petM gene encoding cytochrome b6-f complex subunit PetM — MASEIFGIAALFWVLIPVGLAGGALLLRFADKD, encoded by the coding sequence ATGGCCTCTGAGATCTTCGGCATCGCCGCCCTGTTCTGGGTGCTGATCCCCGTCGGCCTGGCCGGCGGGGCCCTGCTGCTGCGTTTCGCCGACAAGGACTGA
- a CDS encoding N2,N2-dimethylguanosine tRNA methyltransferase, whose protein sequence is MTTPPHAMEEEAQARFCPGAGFFRQASRPGRDLGVLLLRTLGSGGRRRVLDLMAGCGVRALRYGLEAGATAVWANDADPARLPLLERNLAALPAALALRLSDRQAHLLLADCLLRQERFELVDLDAFGCPAALVPLALEVLAFDGVLYLASTDGRSPTGHDRPAAIRSLGAAARAHPASWELALRLQIGVVARAAWTLGRGITPLFSFSEGRTFRTAIQLRRRPAVREEEQLGLLAHCHGCGEQWTQSLLQLRRWPACGCGESPAGGAPSAAHGSPLAVSGPLWLGPLQDPSRLAAMAAEESAAVAAGALPSLGRGGARLWQALSRDAGVPARCWPCAELGRRLGGGPPRLDALVAALRQDGWTAGPGGVMAGSFRSDAPWRRILELAASPAVAQPAPR, encoded by the coding sequence ATGACGACGCCCCCGCACGCCATGGAGGAGGAGGCGCAGGCCCGGTTCTGCCCAGGTGCGGGTTTCTTCCGACAGGCGTCGCGTCCAGGCCGCGACCTCGGGGTGCTGCTGCTGCGCACCCTGGGGAGCGGCGGCAGGAGGCGGGTGCTCGATCTGATGGCCGGCTGCGGCGTGCGGGCCCTGCGCTACGGGCTCGAAGCGGGGGCCACGGCGGTGTGGGCCAACGACGCCGACCCGGCGCGCCTGCCCCTGCTTGAGCGCAATCTGGCCGCTCTGCCGGCCGCGCTGGCCCTCCGCCTCAGCGACCGCCAGGCCCATCTCCTGCTGGCCGACTGCCTGCTGCGGCAGGAGCGCTTCGAGCTGGTGGACCTCGATGCCTTCGGCTGTCCTGCGGCCCTGGTGCCCCTGGCCCTGGAGGTGCTCGCCTTCGACGGGGTGCTCTATCTGGCCAGCACCGACGGTCGCTCCCCCACGGGCCATGACCGCCCCGCGGCCATCCGCTCGCTGGGGGCCGCCGCCCGGGCCCATCCCGCCAGCTGGGAGCTTGCCCTGCGGCTGCAGATCGGGGTGGTGGCCCGCGCCGCCTGGACCCTGGGGCGGGGCATCACGCCGCTGTTCAGCTTCAGTGAGGGCCGCACCTTTCGCACGGCCATCCAGCTGCGGCGCAGGCCGGCCGTCCGGGAGGAGGAGCAGCTGGGGCTGCTGGCCCACTGCCATGGCTGCGGCGAGCAGTGGACCCAGAGCCTGCTGCAGCTGCGCCGCTGGCCAGCCTGTGGCTGCGGGGAGTCTCCAGCGGGCGGGGCGCCATCCGCAGCCCATGGTTCGCCGCTGGCGGTGTCCGGCCCCCTCTGGCTCGGTCCGCTCCAGGATCCCTCCCGCCTGGCGGCCATGGCGGCGGAGGAGTCGGCGGCGGTGGCCGCCGGTGCCCTGCCCAGCCTCGGCCGCGGTGGTGCCCGCCTCTGGCAGGCCCTCAGCCGGGATGCGGGGGTGCCGGCCCGCTGCTGGCCCTGCGCCGAACTGGGCCGCCGCCTCGGGGGCGGTCCCCCCCGCCTGGACGCCCTGGTGGCCGCCCTGCGCCAGGACGGCTGGACGGCCGGGCCGGGTGGGGTGATGGCCGGCAGCTTCCGCAGCGATGCCCCCTGGCGACGGATCCTGGAACTGGCCGCCAGCCCCGCGGTGGCCCAACCTGCGCCGCGCTAA